A genomic region of Zea mays cultivar B73 chromosome 6, Zm-B73-REFERENCE-NAM-5.0, whole genome shotgun sequence contains the following coding sequences:
- the LOC103629166 gene encoding uncharacterized protein codes for MPPPRRKRKAAPSEPRRHPPSRLEFHAIVDGAWYEARVAIQCGALRVMYEEFLEEQDEWYDPTALAASSAWDVAKLRARFCVPSTPLEDTQCRDLHAGARLYVSCSLDDDNLKFYDVVLDSVFTAAHQIANGMERCVCRFAVQWSDGPHAGSMEEVSIERVCCLQSSPVQDPVLIEFLDGVTKLVGDTNGETMSQEIRAAPAAEGGVPANAPPGFQRKFGSSK; via the exons ATGCCGCCGCCACGGCGAAAGCGGAAGGCGGCCCCATCCGAGCCACGGCGGCACCCACCGTCCCGCCTGGAATTTCATGCCATAGTGGACGGCGCGTGGTACGAGGCACGCGTGgctat acaa TGCGGCGCGCTGCGGGTCATGTACGAGGAGTTCCTCGAGGAGCAGGACGAGTGGTACGACCCCACCGCGCTCGCCGCTTCCTCCGCGTGGGATGTAGCCAAGCTCCGTGCCAGGTTCTGTGTGCCATCCACACCCCTAGAAGACACCCAGTGTCGCGATCTCCATGCCGGCGCGCGGCTCTATGTCTCTTGTTCGctcgacgacgacaacctcaagtTCTACGACGTCGTCCTCGATTCG GTGTTTACAGCGGCTCACCAGATCGCTAATGGCATGGAGCGGTGCGTGTGCCGTTTTGCGGTGCAGTGGTCAGATGGACCGCATGCTGGGAGCATGGAGGAGGTCAGCATTGAGCGGGTTTGCTGCTTGCAGTCCTCGCCGGTGCAAGATCCAGTGCTTATCGAGTTCCTAGACGGCGTGACCAAGCTGGTCGGGGATACCAACGGGGAAACGATGTCTCAGGAGATCCGCGCCGCACCGGCAGCCGAAGGCGGCGTCCCTGCAAACGCGCCACCGGGATTTCAACGGAAATTTGGGTCCAGCAAGTAG